A window of Ruminococcus champanellensis 18P13 = JCM 17042 contains these coding sequences:
- a CDS encoding 4Fe-4S dicluster domain-containing protein, with product MAKMTVLFERCKGCGLCTTACPKHIVAISKEKRNKKGYFTAACTDDAACIGCAMCAMMCPDCAITVEK from the coding sequence ATGGCTAAGATGACAGTATTGTTTGAGCGCTGCAAGGGCTGCGGGCTTTGCACCACAGCCTGCCCGAAGCACATTGTTGCGATTTCAAAGGAAAAGCGCAACAAGAAAGGCTACTTCACTGCTGCCTGTACAGATGATGCGGCATGCATCGGCTGTGCAATGTGCGCTATGATGTGCCCGGACTGCGCAATTACAGTTGAAAAGTAA